One genomic window of Gossypium hirsutum isolate 1008001.06 chromosome D11, Gossypium_hirsutum_v2.1, whole genome shotgun sequence includes the following:
- the LOC107927165 gene encoding syntaxin-43 isoform X1 — MATRNRTLLFNKYRDALKGVRAPTSSSAAAKAPLKTSSGGSPAVEMASTSFLHSNRSYTALSSEDPGNSSKGAATVGLPPAWVDVSEEIASNVQRARVKMNELAKAHAKALMPSFGDGKEDQQNIEALTTEITNLLKKSEKKLLQKLSAAGPSEDSNVRKNVQRQLATDLQNLSMELRKKQSTYLKCLRQQMEDAADLEMNLNGNRPKEEDDDLDDMIFSEHQMARLKQSEVYTVEREREIQQIVESVNELAQIMKDLSVLVIDQGTIVDRIDYNIQNVATTVEEGLKQLQKAERTQKQGGMVMCATVLVIMCFVMLVLLILKEIIF, encoded by the exons ATGGCGACGAGGAACCGGACGctgttatttaataaatataggGATGCGTTGAAGGGTGTTAGAGCTCCGACGAGCTCGTCAGCTGCAGCGAAGGCACCGTTGAAGACGAGCTCTGGCGGATCACCCGCGGTAGAGATGGCTAGTACTTCGTTTCTCCATTCAAATCGGTCTTATACTGCTCTAAGTTCCGAGGATCCTGGAAACTCAAG TAAGGGTGCAGCTACCGTTGGTCTACCACCAGCTTGGGTAGATGTCTCTGAAGAAATAGCATCAAATGTGCAACGTGCAAGGGTTAAAATGAACGAGTTAGCCAAGGCTCATGCAAAGGCTTTAATGCCTTCGTTTGGTGATGGTAAAGAAGATCAACAAAATATTGAGGCTCTTACTACTGAGATAACTAATCTGTTGAAGAAATCAGAGAAAAAATTATTACAGAAGCTCTCTGCAGCTGGACCTTCTGAGGATTCAAATGTCAGGAAAAATGTTCAG CGTCAACTTGCCACTGACCTTCAGAACCTTTCCATGGAGCTCCGGAAGAAACAATCAACTTATTTGAAGTGCCTCAGGCAGCAAATGGAG GACGCAGCTGATCTAGAGATGAATCTAAATGGAAATAGACctaaagaagaagatgatgacttGGATGATATG ATATTTAGTGAGCATCAGATGGCAAGGCTAAAACAAAGTGAGGTATATACAGTTGAGAGGGAAAGGGAGATCCAACAG ATTGTGGAGTCGGTAAATGAGCTTGCTCAGATTATGAAGGATCTGTCAGTTCTTGTGATTGATCAG GGCACTATTGTCGATCGAATAGACTACAACATTCAGAATGTTGCAACTACGGTTGAAGAAGGCCTCAAACAGCTACAGAAG GCGGAGAGAACACAGAAACAAGGAGGAATGGTGATGTGTGCTACAGTGCTTGTTATTATGTGCTTTGTCATGCTAGTCCTCTTAATCCTCAAGGAGATAATCTTTTGA
- the LOC107927165 gene encoding syntaxin-43 isoform X2 yields MILKELRRRSLLGGLCKTNTMKDQSFANGESRYRLQLRFLLNKGAATVGLPPAWVDVSEEIASNVQRARVKMNELAKAHAKALMPSFGDGKEDQQNIEALTTEITNLLKKSEKKLLQKLSAAGPSEDSNVRKNVQRQLATDLQNLSMELRKKQSTYLKCLRQQMEDAADLEMNLNGNRPKEEDDDLDDMIFSEHQMARLKQSEVYTVEREREIQQIVESVNELAQIMKDLSVLVIDQGTIVDRIDYNIQNVATTVEEGLKQLQKAERTQKQGGMVMCATVLVIMCFVMLVLLILKEIIF; encoded by the exons atgattttgaaaGAGCTACGGAGGAGGAGCTTACTGGGAGGTTTATGCAAAACAAATACAATGAAAGATCAGAGCTTTGCAAATGGGGAAAGTAGATATAGATTACAACTGCGGTTTCTTCTGAA TAAGGGTGCAGCTACCGTTGGTCTACCACCAGCTTGGGTAGATGTCTCTGAAGAAATAGCATCAAATGTGCAACGTGCAAGGGTTAAAATGAACGAGTTAGCCAAGGCTCATGCAAAGGCTTTAATGCCTTCGTTTGGTGATGGTAAAGAAGATCAACAAAATATTGAGGCTCTTACTACTGAGATAACTAATCTGTTGAAGAAATCAGAGAAAAAATTATTACAGAAGCTCTCTGCAGCTGGACCTTCTGAGGATTCAAATGTCAGGAAAAATGTTCAG CGTCAACTTGCCACTGACCTTCAGAACCTTTCCATGGAGCTCCGGAAGAAACAATCAACTTATTTGAAGTGCCTCAGGCAGCAAATGGAG GACGCAGCTGATCTAGAGATGAATCTAAATGGAAATAGACctaaagaagaagatgatgacttGGATGATATG ATATTTAGTGAGCATCAGATGGCAAGGCTAAAACAAAGTGAGGTATATACAGTTGAGAGGGAAAGGGAGATCCAACAG ATTGTGGAGTCGGTAAATGAGCTTGCTCAGATTATGAAGGATCTGTCAGTTCTTGTGATTGATCAG GGCACTATTGTCGATCGAATAGACTACAACATTCAGAATGTTGCAACTACGGTTGAAGAAGGCCTCAAACAGCTACAGAAG GCGGAGAGAACACAGAAACAAGGAGGAATGGTGATGTGTGCTACAGTGCTTGTTATTATGTGCTTTGTCATGCTAGTCCTCTTAATCCTCAAGGAGATAATCTTTTGA
- the LOC107927165 gene encoding syntaxin-43 isoform X3 codes for MILKELRRRSLLGGLCKTNTMKDQSFANGESRYRLQLRKGAATVGLPPAWVDVSEEIASNVQRARVKMNELAKAHAKALMPSFGDGKEDQQNIEALTTEITNLLKKSEKKLLQKLSAAGPSEDSNVRKNVQRQLATDLQNLSMELRKKQSTYLKCLRQQMEDAADLEMNLNGNRPKEEDDDLDDMIFSEHQMARLKQSEVYTVEREREIQQIVESVNELAQIMKDLSVLVIDQGTIVDRIDYNIQNVATTVEEGLKQLQKAERTQKQGGMVMCATVLVIMCFVMLVLLILKEIIF; via the exons atgattttgaaaGAGCTACGGAGGAGGAGCTTACTGGGAGGTTTATGCAAAACAAATACAATGAAAGATCAGAGCTTTGCAAATGGGGAAAGTAGATATAGATTACAACTGCG TAAGGGTGCAGCTACCGTTGGTCTACCACCAGCTTGGGTAGATGTCTCTGAAGAAATAGCATCAAATGTGCAACGTGCAAGGGTTAAAATGAACGAGTTAGCCAAGGCTCATGCAAAGGCTTTAATGCCTTCGTTTGGTGATGGTAAAGAAGATCAACAAAATATTGAGGCTCTTACTACTGAGATAACTAATCTGTTGAAGAAATCAGAGAAAAAATTATTACAGAAGCTCTCTGCAGCTGGACCTTCTGAGGATTCAAATGTCAGGAAAAATGTTCAG CGTCAACTTGCCACTGACCTTCAGAACCTTTCCATGGAGCTCCGGAAGAAACAATCAACTTATTTGAAGTGCCTCAGGCAGCAAATGGAG GACGCAGCTGATCTAGAGATGAATCTAAATGGAAATAGACctaaagaagaagatgatgacttGGATGATATG ATATTTAGTGAGCATCAGATGGCAAGGCTAAAACAAAGTGAGGTATATACAGTTGAGAGGGAAAGGGAGATCCAACAG ATTGTGGAGTCGGTAAATGAGCTTGCTCAGATTATGAAGGATCTGTCAGTTCTTGTGATTGATCAG GGCACTATTGTCGATCGAATAGACTACAACATTCAGAATGTTGCAACTACGGTTGAAGAAGGCCTCAAACAGCTACAGAAG GCGGAGAGAACACAGAAACAAGGAGGAATGGTGATGTGTGCTACAGTGCTTGTTATTATGTGCTTTGTCATGCTAGTCCTCTTAATCCTCAAGGAGATAATCTTTTGA